From Microbacterium sp. LWH7-1.2:
CGCCCGCGGAAGCCGAGTGACTCGGTCACGGGCACCCACAGGTTCGGGTCGGCGTCGGCCTGAAGTCGGGGCATGCGACCAGGGTACGTGCCGCGACGGGCGCGTTCCTGGGGAGACCCGGAAACGCCTCGGGTAGGGTGGAGGGCGCGTGGCGACCAGCCGCTGCCGCGCGTCCCCGCCGCACAGACAGGCCCCCAACCCGTGACCGATCCTGCGACGCCCGACGACACCCCCGCCGACGCCGCGAGTCCTCGCGCGCTGAAGATCCTCTACGGCGCCGACACGTTCCTCCCGCACGTGAACGGCGCCGCCCGCTTCGCGGAGCGCCTCGCCGCCGGCATGGTGGAGCGCGGTCACGAGGTGCACGTGATGGCGCCCAGCAAGACGCACCGCGAGCACGGCACGTTCACCGAGGTCGTCGAGGGCCAGTCGATGACGATGCACCGGCTGCCGTCGTGGCGCTGGTATCCCCACGACTGGCTCACGTTCGTCATGCCGTTCCGGTCGAAGTACTACGCCCGCCGCGTGCTCGACGAGGTGCAGCCCGACGTGGTGCACATCCAGTCCCACATCGTGATCGGCCGCGGCCTCACGCGCGAGGCGCGCAAGCGCGGCATCCCCGTCGTCGCCACGAACCACGTCATGGCCGAGAACGTGCTCGACTTCACGGTGCTCCCGCCGTCGTGGACGCGGTACGCGGTCAAGCTCGCGTGGGAGGACGCGGAGCGCACGTTCAAGATGACGCGCGCCGTCACGACGCCGACCCGCAGGGCGGCCGAGTTCCTCGAGCGCACGATCGACATCCAGGACGTCATCCCCGTCAGCTGCGGCATCGACGCCTCGAACTACACCGCCGACCTCACGCCCCGCGACGCGCACCGGCTGGTGTTCGTCGGCCGGCTCACGACCGAGAAGCAGATCGATGTCGTGCTGCGCGCGATCGCCATGCTCGACCCCGCGCTCGACGTGCGCTTCGACATCGTCGGCTCGGGCGACCAGCGCCGCAACCTCGAGCAGCTCGTCGGCGAGCTCGGCCTCGGCGACCGCGTGCACTTCCACGGCCACACCACCGACGAGGAGCTGCGGTCGCTCCTCACCCACGCGAGCCTGTTCGTGATCGCCTCGATCGCCGAGCTGCAGTCCATCGCAACCATGGAGGCGATGGCGTCGGGCCTGCCGATCGTCGCCGCCGACGCGGTGGCCCTCCCGCACCTGGTGCACGACGGAGAGAACGGCTACCTCTTCCGCCCCGGCGACGTCGACGACCTCGCCGCCAAGCTCACGACGGTGCTGACGCAGTCGCCCGAGGATCGTGCACGCATGCAGCATGCTTCGCTCGAGGGCGTGAAGGTGCACGACATGAAGCGCACCCTCGACACGTTCGAGGCGCTGTACCGCGACGAGCCCCTGCCCGAGTAGGCCGCCGTGCACGTCGTGATGTTCGGCGACCAGCACGCCCAGTCGCTGGGCGGGGCGCAGGTCTCGATGCGGCTGCAGCGCCGCTTCCTCGAGAAGGCCGGTCACACCGTCACGATGGTCGCGCCCGCGATGCACGGCCAGCGGGCGCGGGCGGCGGCGCAGGACTCGGCCTACGTGGACCTGCCGTCGATCCCCATCACGGCGGACCGCGAGTACTCGATGACGTGGCCGGGCCGGCGCACCGATCGGTGGTTGGATGCTGCGATGCGAAGCCGCCCGCCGGTCGACGTGGTGCACATCCAGGGCGACTTCTGGGGCGCGTTCATCGGCGTGCGGTACGCCGCGCGGCACGGCATCCCGATCGTGCACACGATGCACAACCGGCTCGACGTCGGGATCGAGGCGACCACGCCCTTCCCCCAGACCGTGCTGCGGGTGCTCAACGCGTGGCAGCGCCGCGCGCTCGGGCGGCGCGACGGTGAGTCGGAGCGCGGCCACGACGGCTGGGCGTACCTGCGCCGGTTCGGCGCCCGCGCCGCCGCCATCACCGCCCCGTCGACGCATTTCGCGCGCCGGCTCCAGGCGAACCGTGTCCTGCCCGGGGCCGGTGCGCCGGTGGAGCGGGTGGTCGACGTCATCTGGAACGGCATCGACGACGACGTGCTCGACGAGGTGCTCGCGGGTCTCACCGATGTCCCGCCCGACCCCGCGTCGGTTCTGGAGCGTCGGCCGCGGTTCGTGTGGCTCGGGCGGATGAGCCCCGAGAAGCGGCTGATGCCCTTCCTCGAGGCGCTCGCCCTGTCGGGGATCGAGGCGGAGGTCGAGGTCATCGGCGGCGGCGGGCAGCTGCGCGCCGCCCGACGTCTCGTCGAGAAGCTCAAGCCGCGCGCGACCGTCATCTTCGCGGGACGGATGCCGTACGCCCGGACTCTGCGGCGCATCGCTGCCGCGGACGCCGTCGTGCAGACCTCGATCGGCTTCGAGACGCAGGGCATGACGATCTTCGAGGCGGCATCGCTCGGCACCCCGTCGGTGGTCAGCGATCCCGACCTCGCGGCCGAGCTGGGCACCGGATTCTGGGCGGTGGGCGACGGCGTCACCCCGGATCCGTCGGTCGCCGCGCTGGCGGACGCGCTGCGGGCCGCAGCATCCGATATCTCCGCCGGAACGGCCGGCGTGCCCGACCCCACCATCCGCGAGCGCTTCCGGCAGTCGTCGCGCACCGCGGCGATGGTCGAGGTCTACGACCGCGTCACTTCCTGACTCACCGCGGCGTCGCGTGGGCCGCGCTGACTCACCGCGGCGTCGCGTGCTTCGAGCCTCATTCGAGGACGAGAGCCGGGATGAGGAGCGAATCGCGGGATCCGCTGCTCATCCCGGCTCTGATCCTCAGTTGAGGGAGGGGCTGGGGTGGCCGGCGCCGTCAGGGGAGGCGGGTGCGGTCGGTGGGAATCCGGCGGTAACCGTCGGAGTGGAGGGCGGCGATCGTCGATGCGAACGCCACCGCGGACAGGGCTGCGAGAAGAATCACCATGAACATGGCAGAAACGCTACGCTTGCGGGGGAACTGCCACGAGTGGCAGAATAGCCACACATCGTAGGAAAACTGCCAGTCGCGGAGGTTCGCATGAAAACGGTGGCCTGCATCGTCACGGACGGCTTCGCGCCGTTCGAATTCGGAGTCGCGTGCGAGGCGTTCGGCCTCGACCGGTCCGACGACGGCATCCCCAACTTCGACTTCCGGGTGGTCACGCCCGACCCCGGCGTCGTGCAGTCCAAGATGGGCTTCTCGATCAACGTCGACGCGGACCTGTCCTTCGCCTACGAGGCCGATCTCGTCGTCGTGTCGCCGGTTCCCCACCAGTACTGGGGAAGCATCGACGAACGGGTGCTCGACGTGATCCGCGACGCGGTCGCCCGCGACGCGTGGGTGCTGAGCGTGTGCAGCGGCTCGTTCGTCGTCGCCGCCTCGGGTGTGCTCGACGGCCGCCGCGCGACGACGCACTGGATGTACGCGCAGAAGATGAAGGACATGTACCCGTCGATCGACGTCGACCCCGACGTGCTCTACGTGCAGGACGGCCGCATCATCACGAGCGCCGGCACCGCGGCCGGGCTCGACGCCTGCCTGCACCTGCTGCGTCAGGAGCTCGGCGCCGAGCTCACCAACATCATCGCCCGCCGTATGGTCGTGCCCCCGCAGCGCGACGGCGGCCAAGCCCAGTTCATCGCGAACCCGCTGCCCGCCACGACGTCGCTCTCGCTCGCGCCGGTCACCGACTGGATGCTCGACAACCTGCGCCTGGACCTCACCGTCGACCAGCTCGCGACGAAGGCGCACATGTCGCCGCGCACGTTCGCCCGCCGCTTCAAGGCCGACTACGGCGCGACGCCCGCCGCCTGGCTCGCGCGTCAGCGGATCATCCACGCCCAGCGCCTGCTCGAGAAGACCGACCTCGGCCTCGACCGCATCGCCTACGAGAGCGGGTTCGGTTCGGCGGCGGTGCTGCGCCAGAACTTCGCGCGCGTGCTCGGCACCACGCCGACGGCCTATCGCTCGCGCTTCGCCTGCAACCTCGATGAGATGACGGATGCCTCGGCCTCCGTCGAAGTGGGGGCCGAGGCATCCGTCCTCGAATCCGTGGCGTAGGGGTCGCGGTTCGGGCGACCCCTACAGCGGGTCAGGCCTTCTTGGCGTCGATCTCGCGGCCGTGCACGGTGAGCGCGTAGATCACGAGGATGTCGACGGCGAGGAGCGCCAGCGACAGCCACGGCTGAACCGAGATGAGCGTGATCTGGCCGATCGCGTTGATCGCGACGAGCACGATCGCGGTGATGCGGGCCCAGGTGGCGCCCAGGAGCAGGAAGATGCCGACGAGGATGAGCAGCGCGCCGGCGATCAGGTGCCACCAGCCCCAGCCCTGCACGTCGATCGAGAAGAGCGCCTCCTGCCCGAGGAAGTACGCGGTGTCGGGGCCGATGAGGGCCTGGAGGCCGTGGAAAGCGTCGATGGTGCCGCCGACGATGAGCACGACGGCAGCGAAGACGCCCCATCCTGCCCATCCGGAGGTGTTCACGTCGGTGTTGGTCATGGCGAGGGTCCCTTCATGTCGGCCCGAGGGCCGTTCGATGTCGGGCGGCATCCCCCACCCGAGCGGGCCTGAGTCCCGCTAGGCGCCACATTAGCCATCCTGGGAGAATCCTGGGAAGAGGTCGTCTCATGCAGGTCGTGTGAATTACGCGGAATGACTCCGCGGGTCGGGAAAGGAAGCAGCCGACCGCATCCCGGCCTTCGCTAGCGTGTGACCGTGGGGTTCGATCCGAGATCGTGGTTCTCCCGTAAGACGCTGCGCACAGACGCCGTCGCGGGCGTGATCCTCGGTGTCGAGGCGGTGCCGGACGGTCTCGCGGCCGGTCTCCTCGCCGGGGTGAACCCGCTCGCCGGCCTCTACGGCTACCTCTTCGGCATGGTCGGCGCGGCCGTGCTCACCAGCAGCGCGTTCATGGCCGTGCAGGCGACGAGCGCGATGGCGCTCGTCGTCTCGGACGCGGGGCTCGACACGCTCCCCGATCCCGACCGCGGACTCTTCACGCTCGCCATCCTGACCGGCATCATCATGGTCATCGCCGGCCTGCTGAAGGGCGGCCGGCTCATCAGCTTCGTGCCGACCGCCGTCATGACGGGGTTCGTCACGGCGATCGGCGTCAACATCATCCTGGGCCAGCTGTCGAACTTCACCGGGTACCAGGCGCAGGGGGCGAATCGGCTGCTCAAGACCATCGACGTCCTCGTGCACGTCGGGCAGTGGAACATCCCGTCGCTCGTGGTCGGCGCGATCGCGATCCTCGTCATCGTGGTGCTCCTGCCGACCCGGGTGGGCAGCATGGGCCTCGTCATCGCCGTCGTCGGGGGCTCGGCGTGCGCGGTGCTGCTGAACCTCTGGGTGCCGAACTCCGTCCTGCTGCTGCGCGACATCGTGGACGTGCCGCGCGGCCTGCCCGCGCCGGTGCTGCCCAGCATCGCCGACGTGCCGACGCTCGTCATCCCCGCGCTGTCGCTGACGTTCATCGGCCTCGTGCAGGGTGCGGCGGTGTCGGCCGGGATCCCGACCGCCGACGGCAGGCGCGCGGACGCGAACCGCGACTTCATGGGGCAGGGGCTCGGCAACGTCGTGTCGGGCGTCTTCCAGGGCATGCCGGTCGGCGGGTCGATGTCGGGATCCTCGCTCATCGTGCAGGCGGGGGCGAAGACCCGGCTCTCGCTCTTCGTCGCCGGGGCCGTCATGGCGGTCGTCGTGTTCCTCCTGGCGGACGTCGTCGCCTTCGTGGCGATGCCGGCGCTCGCGGGCCTGCTCATCGTCGTGGGATGGCGTGCCATCAAGCCCAGTCGCGTGTACTCGGTCATGAGATCCGGGCCCCTCCCGACGACGATCATGGCGGTCACCTTCGGGCTGACACTGATCATCCCGCTGCAGTTCGCGGTGCTCGTCGGCGTCGGCCTCGGCGTCATCCTGTACGTCGCCGAGCAGTCCAACAGCGTGCGCGTGCGGGCGGTGCACCTCGCGGACGACGGCCGCATGCGCGAGAGCGACCCGCCGGCCGTCGTCCCGCCGGGGGAGGTGCTCGTGCTGCAGCCCTACGGCAGCCTCTTCTTCGCCAGCGCGCCGGTGTTCGAGCGGCAGCTGCCCGACGTGAGCCGCCAATCGAGTGGCTCAGTCGTCATCGTGCGCCTGCGGGGCACCGACGAGATCGGGCTCTCGCACGTCGAGGTGCTGCGCCGGTTCGCAGCCCAGTTGCGCGACGCCGACTCGACGCTGAAGGTCGTCGCGACCGAGGACCGCGTCATCTCGCAGCTCGACGCCGGCGGGCTCACCGCCGACATCGGCGTCGACAACGTCTACCGCGGCACGGAATGGGTGGGCGAGGGACTGCGCCGCGCCTACGCCGACGCCCGCGCGGAGATCACGGGCTAGTGCCGCATTGCTCGTTGAGCGGCTCGCTGGTAAACTTGAGCCATGACGACTCAACTTTGACGAAGAGTTGAGGTCCACAGATTTCAGGAGACAGATGAACGCCACGCAACAGCCCGGGCAGGAGGACGCGCAGAGCGCCCTCGAGCAGTTCGGGATCAACCTCACCGACCGTGCCCGACAGGGCAAGCTCGACCCCGTGATCGGGCGCGACAGCGAGATCCGGCGCGTCAGCCAGGTGCTGACCCGCCGCACCAAGAACAACCCCGTCCTCATCGGCGAGCCCGGCGTCGGCAAGACCGCCGTCGTCGAAGGGCTTGCTCAGCGGATCGTCGCGGGAGACGTCGCCGAGTCGCTCAAGAACAAAGAGCTCGTCACCCTCGACATCTCGGCGCTCGTCGCCGGCGCGATGTACCGCGGCCAGTTCGAGGAGCGGCTCAAGAGCGTGCTCAAGGAGATCACCGAGTCCGACGGGCGCATCATCACGTTCATCGACGAGCTCCACGTGCTCATGGGCGCGGGCGGCGGCGAGGGGTCGGTCGCAGCATCCAACATGCTCAAGCCCATGCTCGCCCGCGGCGAGCTTCGACTCATCGGCGCGACCACGCTGAACGAGTACCGCGAGTTCATCGAGAAGGATGCTGCGCTCGAGCGCCGCTTCCAGCAGGTCTACGTCGGCGAGCCCAGCGTCGAGGACACCGTCGCGATCCTCCGCGGACTCAAGGGCCGGTACGAGGCCCACCACGGTGTGACCATCAACGACGGCGCGCTGGTGGCCGCGGCATCCCTTTCCCACCGTTACATCCCGAGTCGCCAGCTCCCCGACAAGGCCATCGACCTGATCGACGAGGCGATGAGTCGGCTGAAGATGGAGATCGACTCGAGCCCGCTCGAGATCGACCAGCTGCGGCGCCAGATCGATCGCATGCGGCTGGAGGAGCTCGCCCTCAAGAAGGAGAAGGACTCCGCGTCGAAGGAGCGTCTCGCCACGCTCCGCGAGCACATGACCACCGCGGAGGCGGAGCTGTCGGTGCTCGAGCAGCGCTGGCAGCGCGAGCGCGCGGGCCTCAACCGCGTCGGCGAGCTCAAGAAACAGCTCGACCAGGCGATCATCGATCGCGACCGTGCCCTGCGCGAGGCCGACTACACGCGCGCCTCCAAGCTCGAGTACGAGACCATCAAGCGGCTCGAGGTCGAGATCGCGCAGGCGGAGCAGGCCGAGGCCGCGTCGACCGAGGAGCGCATGGTCAACGAGCAGGTCACCGACGAGGACATCGCCGCCGTCATCGCGGCGTGGACCGGCATTCCCGTCGGCCGGCTGCTGCAGGGCGAGACCGAGAAGCTGCTGCACCTCGAGTCCGAGCTCGGCAAGCGCCTGATCGGGCAGAAGGACGCCGTGAAGGCGGTATCGGACGCGGTTCGCCGGTCGCGTGCCGGCATCAGCGACCCCGGTCGGCCGACGGGCTCGTTCCTCTTCCTCGGCCCGACCGGCGTCGGCAAGACCGAGCTCGCCAAGGCGCTCGCCGAGTTCCTCTTCGACGACGAGCACGCCATGGTTCGCATCGACATGTCCGAGTACGGCGAGAAGCACACCGTCTCGCGCCTGGTCGGCGCCCCTCCCGGCTACATCGGGTACGAGCAGGGCGGCCAGCTCACCGAGGCGGTGCGGCGTCGCCCGTACTCGGTCGTCCTGCTCGACGAGGTCGAGAAGGCGCACCCCGAGGTGTTCGACGTGCTGCTGCAGGTCATGGACGACGGCCGCCTCACCGACGGTCAGGGTCGCACGGTCGACTTCACGAACGTGATCCTGATCCTCACGTCGAACCTGGGCTCGCCGATCCTCATCGACCCGACCCTCACGACCGAGCAGAAGCGCGACGCCGTCATGGCGATCGTGCGCCAGGCCTTCAAGCCCGAGTTCCTCAACCGGCTCGACGACATCGTGATGTTCGCCGCGCTCACCGAGGACGACCTCGCGCAGATCGTCGAGCTCGCCGTGGACGCGCTGCAGCGCCGCCTCAAGGACCGCCGCCTGACGCTCGCCGTCACGCCCGACGCCCGCGCCTGGCTCGCCGAGCGCGGCTACGACCCGGTCTTCGGGGCGCGGCCGCTGCGCCGGCTCATCCAGTCCGAGATCCAGGACCGCCTCGCGATGGCGCTGCTCTCGGGCGGCGTGCGCGACGGCGACGTCGTCCGCGCGGATGTCGCCGCCGACGGCTCGCAGCTCGTGCTGACCAGCGACGGCCCGTCCGCGCCCGAGCCCCTGGCCGAGGACGACGACGTGATCGAGGCCGAACTCCTGGACGACTGACGCCCCAGTGGTGCCCGGATTGCGCCGCTGTCGCCCCTGTCCGCGAGCCCAGGGTCACCGAAACACGGGTCCGTCGTGCGACACGCCGGCGCCCAGCATCCGTCACCGGCGTGTCAGCGTGACCGCCCCGTCTTTCCGCGCATCGAGCGGGAGGGGACGGATGCCTCGACCGCGCGTGGCGGTCGAGGCATCCGTTTCGTGTGATCGGGGTGGCTCAGTCGTTCACGAGCACCGAGTCGGCGGCGGGGCGGCGCACGCGCGGGGCGTTCTCGCGGGACTGCAGCTCTTCCGAGGCGAGGCGGATGTCGCCGAGCTCGCCGATCGCCATGACGGTGACGGGGGTGAAGTCGGCGCTGAGGTCGAAGCCGGCGGAGATCGCCTCGGGGTCGAAGCCGCCCATCTGATGGGTCGACAGGCCGTCGGCGTGCGCCTGCACGGTGAAGTGCGCGGCGACCTGGCCGGTGTCGTACTGCGCCCAGCGCATGGGCTCGCCGTCGCGCGTGGTCTCGGCGACGAACACGACCAGGGCGGCGGCGTCGCCCGCCCACGCGCTGTTGAAGCCGGCGAGCGAGCCGAGCACGGTCGCGTGCGCGGCCGAACCGCGGCGGGCGACGATGACGCGCCACGCCTGCGTGTTGGCGGCGGTCGGCGTCCAGCGGGCGGCCTCGAGCGCGCTCGCCAGGGCGGCCTCGTCGATGACGGACTCGCGGTCGAAGATGCGAGTGCTCCAGCGCTCGGCGAGCACGTCGATGATCGGCGCGTCGGTCTCGGCGGTGCGGGCGGTGAGAGTGGACATGGTGCTCCTCTGGGGTCGAGCGATATCTGCCGGGACCCCGTCGGCCCAAATCCATGCAACGACATGGATCCGGGAACATTTCCGCGATGTCCTCGCGCGTCGCAGGGCGGGCCGTGAGAGCATCGACCCGTGCGCACCGTCCGGGCCCTGTGGGGCTCCTCGCATCCGGGGCCGACGCTCGTCGTGACCGCGCTGGCGCTCGCGCTCGGCGTGGCGACCGGGCTCGAGGCGTGGCGGCTCGCTCTGCTGACGCTGTCGGTCTTCGCCGGGCAGCTGTCGGTCGGGATCTCGAACGACGCGCTCGACGCGGCGCGCGATCGTGCGGTGGGGCGAACAGACAAGCCGATCGCCCGCGGTGAGGTGCCGGTGCGGGTCGCCTGGGATGCCGCCCTCGGTCTGCTGGCGCTGGCTCTGCTGCTCTCGGCGCCGTTGGGATGGCGGATGCTGGCGGCCCACGCCCTGACGCTCGGCTCGGCATGGTCCTACAACGCGGGTCTGAAGTCGACGCCGTGGTCGATCGCGCCCTTCCTCGTGAGCTTCGGGATCTTCCCGTCGCTCGCGACGCTGTCAGCGCCCGATCCCGCGTTCGCCGCGTGGTGGGCATGGATCGCCGGCGCCTCGCTCGGCGCCGCCGTGCACCTCACGAACGTGCTTCCCGACCTCGACGACGACGCCCGCACCGGCGTCCGCGGGCTTCCGCATCGGCTGGGCCCGCGGGTGTCGGCGATCGTCGCCGCCTTCGCCGTCGTGGGCGGTGCGGTCGCGGTGCTGCTCGGCGCCGCGGGAGGAGACCTCGCGGCGGCGTCACCGGTGTCGTGGATCTTCTTCGGCGCGGTGGTCGCCGTGGCGGCGGTGACCGCGTGGCGCGCGATCGCGAGACCGCCGACGCGTGCGCTGTTCCGGCTGGTCATGCTGGCCGCGCTGCTCCTCGCGGCTCAGCTCGTGGCGTCGGGCAGCGCTTTCGTCGCCTGAGCCGTCGGTGCAGAGTGGCGAGAAACCATCATCCCGCTGAGAAACCGCGGGGTTCACGGTTTCTCGCCGCGATCGTGGTTTCTGGCCGCGCGTGGTTCCGGGGCCGCACGCGGTGCTGGGGCCGTGCGCCCCAGGGGGACGCCAGGCGCCCCAAACCCCGGACAACGCCGGGTCAGGCGTCGACGTCGAAGCCCATCGAGTACGCGCGGGCGAAGAGCCGGGCCGACGGGCCGGTGAGCATCCCGCGCACCGCCGTGCGCCGCAGCACATCGCCGCGGCCGCTCGGCCTGCCGAGCGAGGTGTTCACGCTCGCGAGCGCGGCCGCGCGTCGCGCCGACTGCACACGACGTGCTTCCCACCGCAGCAGCCCGAGGTCGGGCGCCGTGCCGGTGCGCACCCAGGAGGCCAGGAGCGGCGCCAGCGTCACCGCGTCGAGAAGGCCGAGGTTCATGCCCTGCCCGCCGATGGGACTGACCTCGTGAGCGGTGTCTCCGATCGCCAACACGCGGCCGTTCCGAAGCCGGGGCGCCACGATGCGCCGCACGCCGAACGACGTCGCCGTCGACACCGCCTCGGCCGCCGCCTCCTCCCCGCGGCGCGCGAGC
This genomic window contains:
- a CDS encoding glycosyltransferase — its product is MTDPATPDDTPADAASPRALKILYGADTFLPHVNGAARFAERLAAGMVERGHEVHVMAPSKTHREHGTFTEVVEGQSMTMHRLPSWRWYPHDWLTFVMPFRSKYYARRVLDEVQPDVVHIQSHIVIGRGLTREARKRGIPVVATNHVMAENVLDFTVLPPSWTRYAVKLAWEDAERTFKMTRAVTTPTRRAAEFLERTIDIQDVIPVSCGIDASNYTADLTPRDAHRLVFVGRLTTEKQIDVVLRAIAMLDPALDVRFDIVGSGDQRRNLEQLVGELGLGDRVHFHGHTTDEELRSLLTHASLFVIASIAELQSIATMEAMASGLPIVAADAVALPHLVHDGENGYLFRPGDVDDLAAKLTTVLTQSPEDRARMQHASLEGVKVHDMKRTLDTFEALYRDEPLPE
- a CDS encoding AAA family ATPase; this encodes MNATQQPGQEDAQSALEQFGINLTDRARQGKLDPVIGRDSEIRRVSQVLTRRTKNNPVLIGEPGVGKTAVVEGLAQRIVAGDVAESLKNKELVTLDISALVAGAMYRGQFEERLKSVLKEITESDGRIITFIDELHVLMGAGGGEGSVAASNMLKPMLARGELRLIGATTLNEYREFIEKDAALERRFQQVYVGEPSVEDTVAILRGLKGRYEAHHGVTINDGALVAAASLSHRYIPSRQLPDKAIDLIDEAMSRLKMEIDSSPLEIDQLRRQIDRMRLEELALKKEKDSASKERLATLREHMTTAEAELSVLEQRWQRERAGLNRVGELKKQLDQAIIDRDRALREADYTRASKLEYETIKRLEVEIAQAEQAEAASTEERMVNEQVTDEDIAAVIAAWTGIPVGRLLQGETEKLLHLESELGKRLIGQKDAVKAVSDAVRRSRAGISDPGRPTGSFLFLGPTGVGKTELAKALAEFLFDDEHAMVRIDMSEYGEKHTVSRLVGAPPGYIGYEQGGQLTEAVRRRPYSVVLLDEVEKAHPEVFDVLLQVMDDGRLTDGQGRTVDFTNVILILTSNLGSPILIDPTLTTEQKRDAVMAIVRQAFKPEFLNRLDDIVMFAALTEDDLAQIVELAVDALQRRLKDRRLTLAVTPDARAWLAERGYDPVFGARPLRRLIQSEIQDRLAMALLSGGVRDGDVVRADVAADGSQLVLTSDGPSAPEPLAEDDDVIEAELLDD
- a CDS encoding glycosyltransferase translates to MHVVMFGDQHAQSLGGAQVSMRLQRRFLEKAGHTVTMVAPAMHGQRARAAAQDSAYVDLPSIPITADREYSMTWPGRRTDRWLDAAMRSRPPVDVVHIQGDFWGAFIGVRYAARHGIPIVHTMHNRLDVGIEATTPFPQTVLRVLNAWQRRALGRRDGESERGHDGWAYLRRFGARAAAITAPSTHFARRLQANRVLPGAGAPVERVVDVIWNGIDDDVLDEVLAGLTDVPPDPASVLERRPRFVWLGRMSPEKRLMPFLEALALSGIEAEVEVIGGGGQLRAARRLVEKLKPRATVIFAGRMPYARTLRRIAAADAVVQTSIGFETQGMTIFEAASLGTPSVVSDPDLAAELGTGFWAVGDGVTPDPSVAALADALRAAASDISAGTAGVPDPTIRERFRQSSRTAAMVEVYDRVTS
- a CDS encoding nitroreductase family protein, with amino-acid sequence MSTLTARTAETDAPIIDVLAERWSTRIFDRESVIDEAALASALEAARWTPTAANTQAWRVIVARRGSAAHATVLGSLAGFNSAWAGDAAALVVFVAETTRDGEPMRWAQYDTGQVAAHFTVQAHADGLSTHQMGGFDPEAISAGFDLSADFTPVTVMAIGELGDIRLASEELQSRENAPRVRRPAADSVLVND
- a CDS encoding SulP family inorganic anion transporter; this translates as MGFDPRSWFSRKTLRTDAVAGVILGVEAVPDGLAAGLLAGVNPLAGLYGYLFGMVGAAVLTSSAFMAVQATSAMALVVSDAGLDTLPDPDRGLFTLAILTGIIMVIAGLLKGGRLISFVPTAVMTGFVTAIGVNIILGQLSNFTGYQAQGANRLLKTIDVLVHVGQWNIPSLVVGAIAILVIVVLLPTRVGSMGLVIAVVGGSACAVLLNLWVPNSVLLLRDIVDVPRGLPAPVLPSIADVPTLVIPALSLTFIGLVQGAAVSAGIPTADGRRADANRDFMGQGLGNVVSGVFQGMPVGGSMSGSSLIVQAGAKTRLSLFVAGAVMAVVVFLLADVVAFVAMPALAGLLIVVGWRAIKPSRVYSVMRSGPLPTTIMAVTFGLTLIIPLQFAVLVGVGLGVILYVAEQSNSVRVRAVHLADDGRMRESDPPAVVPPGEVLVLQPYGSLFFASAPVFERQLPDVSRQSSGSVVIVRLRGTDEIGLSHVEVLRRFAAQLRDADSTLKVVATEDRVISQLDAGGLTADIGVDNVYRGTEWVGEGLRRAYADARAEITG
- a CDS encoding UbiA family prenyltransferase; translated protein: MRTVRALWGSSHPGPTLVVTALALALGVATGLEAWRLALLTLSVFAGQLSVGISNDALDAARDRAVGRTDKPIARGEVPVRVAWDAALGLLALALLLSAPLGWRMLAAHALTLGSAWSYNAGLKSTPWSIAPFLVSFGIFPSLATLSAPDPAFAAWWAWIAGASLGAAVHLTNVLPDLDDDARTGVRGLPHRLGPRVSAIVAAFAVVGGAVAVLLGAAGGDLAAASPVSWIFFGAVVAVAAVTAWRAIARPPTRALFRLVMLAALLLAAQLVASGSAFVA
- a CDS encoding helix-turn-helix domain-containing protein, with product MKTVACIVTDGFAPFEFGVACEAFGLDRSDDGIPNFDFRVVTPDPGVVQSKMGFSINVDADLSFAYEADLVVVSPVPHQYWGSIDERVLDVIRDAVARDAWVLSVCSGSFVVAASGVLDGRRATTHWMYAQKMKDMYPSIDVDPDVLYVQDGRIITSAGTAAGLDACLHLLRQELGAELTNIIARRMVVPPQRDGGQAQFIANPLPATTSLSLAPVTDWMLDNLRLDLTVDQLATKAHMSPRTFARRFKADYGATPAAWLARQRIIHAQRLLEKTDLGLDRIAYESGFGSAAVLRQNFARVLGTTPTAYRSRFACNLDEMTDASASVEVGAEASVLESVA